From Halogranum gelatinilyticum, the proteins below share one genomic window:
- a CDS encoding PD-(D/E)XK nuclease family protein translates to MSLTRAKSIDSLYEECKAFDLVLVPDAPMASALNRRLDHPHFGPFAITPRRLAARRREEAEDRLAFLELIRTTDLGWKETAYAVGNILQCWEYQGTADAVLDYEQFATAATRTAVDCIADMDTTSRRLTEYSIDAETSVAVVGFEQLTELERSVLPSDYETVDPFTEEPFDQPPFRIFDSPAAIVDVVLDTVTEENADDVAVVLDAASQYSSLVESAFEAAGVPYYGGPGFADDARHRAFLQLLRTAHAGRETRVGDVRPLLTQLGMAIDIEHDEKRLSDLDRPEVDWLLDFRDEIPSSTFAEAIDAYEAVTDTTTDAFRDELATLGLLDVTVTEPAVDRLEFYLQSYEVPVERENEGVLLADAKSAAHVDRAVVFYLGLDEGWTQSSPRRPWVDRDQEFERNIRQFQRLLQNGVDQYYLVQDTAGGSPVTPCLYFEELFDEEFDRFSDLDSLQHTRVSRPTQDGFDREPLDVPPEEATALSQSSLNTYVNSPRDYFFSRLVDNPDKEYFREGNLFHDFAEFYVSHLDVVTTDTLDEVADVMLEEVDPFLRGVDREVRLTKYRIGLRTIVEFLEANPPQGDGLATSDSGWGENFFAEYYDRPIDASHTERWFENTDLGVKGKIDLVHSPTRLLDYKSGSKKSAYSVVKHSAFDPPSDRPNFQALLYLAHQRTEHPDEQLQFTFFHFLETLDDVVTGDGSLDDCLTTVTYHPVSYEEYIASPAVFTELQEDAANDCNKTFSKSTYEVYQAVLDAHEFPDASDSDELVDSEFGEALTDRLVADVGDYKYVKNGCKQALRHLRRIRDRNYFAGDVDAFEQFVRERLSELNGRRAGDERFPVQGLGGDPNYRYVDNRDCILEGGSR, encoded by the coding sequence GTGTCACTTACACGGGCGAAGTCTATCGATTCTCTCTACGAGGAATGCAAGGCGTTCGACCTTGTGCTCGTACCGGACGCGCCGATGGCAAGTGCCCTGAATCGGCGTCTGGACCACCCCCACTTCGGACCGTTCGCAATCACGCCACGTCGGCTGGCGGCCCGACGTCGAGAAGAAGCCGAGGATCGACTCGCGTTTCTCGAACTCATCCGGACGACCGACCTCGGCTGGAAAGAGACGGCCTACGCGGTCGGTAACATCCTCCAGTGTTGGGAGTATCAGGGGACGGCTGACGCCGTTCTCGACTATGAACAGTTCGCGACAGCGGCGACCCGCACCGCTGTCGACTGCATCGCCGATATGGACACGACGTCCAGACGCCTCACCGAGTACAGCATCGACGCCGAGACGTCGGTCGCGGTCGTCGGCTTCGAGCAACTCACGGAACTCGAACGGTCGGTTCTCCCTTCGGACTACGAGACGGTCGACCCGTTCACCGAAGAGCCGTTCGACCAGCCACCGTTCCGAATCTTCGACTCACCGGCCGCAATCGTCGACGTCGTCCTCGACACCGTCACCGAGGAGAACGCCGACGACGTGGCTGTCGTCCTCGATGCCGCCAGTCAGTACTCCTCGCTCGTCGAGTCGGCGTTCGAAGCCGCGGGCGTCCCGTACTACGGCGGGCCGGGCTTCGCCGACGATGCACGCCACCGCGCGTTCCTCCAACTCCTCCGAACCGCCCACGCTGGCCGAGAGACGCGGGTTGGCGACGTCCGACCACTCCTCACCCAGCTCGGGATGGCCATCGATATCGAACACGACGAGAAGCGTCTCTCGGATCTCGACCGGCCGGAAGTGGACTGGCTCCTCGACTTCCGTGACGAGATTCCCTCCAGTACGTTCGCGGAAGCCATCGATGCATACGAGGCGGTCACGGACACCACCACCGACGCGTTCCGAGACGAACTCGCGACGCTGGGTCTCCTCGACGTCACCGTCACCGAACCGGCAGTCGACCGACTGGAGTTCTATCTGCAGTCGTACGAAGTCCCAGTCGAGCGTGAGAACGAGGGTGTCCTGCTGGCCGATGCGAAATCGGCCGCCCACGTCGACCGCGCCGTCGTGTTCTATCTCGGGCTCGACGAGGGGTGGACACAGTCGTCGCCGCGTCGGCCGTGGGTCGACCGAGACCAGGAGTTCGAGCGGAACATCCGGCAGTTCCAACGCCTCCTGCAGAACGGCGTCGACCAGTACTACCTCGTGCAGGACACCGCCGGTGGGTCGCCCGTCACCCCGTGTCTCTACTTCGAGGAGCTGTTCGACGAGGAGTTCGACCGGTTCAGTGACTTGGACTCACTGCAGCACACACGAGTCTCCCGGCCGACGCAGGACGGGTTCGACAGGGAACCGCTCGACGTCCCACCCGAAGAGGCCACCGCCCTGAGCCAGTCGAGTCTGAACACTTACGTCAACTCTCCCCGCGATTACTTCTTCAGTCGACTCGTCGACAACCCCGATAAGGAGTATTTCAGAGAGGGGAACCTGTTCCACGACTTCGCAGAGTTTTACGTCTCGCATCTGGACGTCGTCACGACGGACACGCTCGACGAGGTTGCAGACGTCATGCTCGAAGAGGTCGACCCGTTCCTCCGCGGCGTCGACCGGGAGGTCCGACTCACCAAGTACCGCATCGGTCTCCGAACCATCGTCGAGTTCCTCGAAGCGAATCCGCCGCAGGGTGACGGCCTGGCGACGTCGGACAGTGGCTGGGGAGAGAACTTTTTCGCCGAGTATTACGACCGTCCCATCGACGCGTCGCACACCGAACGCTGGTTCGAGAACACCGACCTCGGAGTGAAGGGGAAGATCGACCTCGTCCACAGCCCGACCCGACTCCTCGACTACAAAAGCGGGTCGAAGAAGTCGGCGTACTCCGTCGTCAAGCACTCGGCGTTCGACCCACCGAGCGACAGGCCGAACTTCCAAGCACTCCTCTATCTCGCCCACCAGCGGACCGAGCATCCGGACGAGCAACTACAGTTCACCTTCTTCCACTTCCTTGAAACGCTCGACGACGTGGTGACTGGTGACGGGTCGCTCGACGACTGCCTCACGACGGTCACGTACCACCCGGTCAGCTACGAGGAGTATATCGCGAGTCCGGCTGTCTTCACCGAACTGCAGGAAGACGCCGCCAACGACTGCAACAAGACCTTCTCGAAGTCGACGTACGAGGTGTATCAGGCCGTGTTGGATGCGCACGAGTTCCCGGATGCCAGCGACAGCGACGAACTCGTCGACTCCGAGTTCGGCGAAGCACTCACCGACCGACTGGTCGCTGACGTCGGGGACTACAAATACGTGAAAAACGGCTGCAAACAGGCTCTGAGACATCTCCGTCGGATTCGCGACCGGAACTATTTCGCTGGCGACGTGGACGCGTTCGAGCAGTTCGTCCGCGAGCGGCTGTCGGAGTTGAACGGCCGTCGTGCCGGTGACGAGCGGTTCCCGGTTCAGGGACTCGGTGGTGACCCGAACTACCGGTACGTGGACAACCGAGACTGCATCCTTGAGGGTGGTTCGCGATGA
- a CDS encoding IclR family transcriptional regulator, whose amino-acid sequence MGGTNGPPRRIKSDITLLRILQSLQESGGQTITELADELSLAKSTVHAHVHTLAEEGYLTEGENGFELGLRMLDLGGTVQDRYLPELIRQKVDELAIETEERAQFVVEQDGVGVHLYCSYGKNAVQTNVWIGRHFPLHISAAGKAILAYLPEERRESVLQGEHVAFTEHTITDTETIRAELEEIRANEYAINQQESTRGLRAVGVPIMDRNDEILGAISISGPTHRIKGNVLHEEIPDLILGVANEIELRLAFQ is encoded by the coding sequence ATGGGAGGCACAAACGGACCGCCGCGACGCATCAAATCCGATATCACGCTCTTGCGGATACTGCAGTCACTCCAGGAGTCGGGGGGACAGACGATCACCGAGCTGGCAGACGAGCTGTCGCTCGCCAAGAGCACAGTCCACGCCCACGTGCACACGTTGGCGGAGGAGGGCTACTTGACCGAGGGCGAGAACGGCTTCGAGTTGGGGTTGCGGATGCTGGATCTGGGTGGTACCGTCCAAGATCGGTATCTCCCCGAACTGATCCGCCAGAAGGTGGACGAACTGGCGATCGAGACCGAAGAGCGGGCACAGTTCGTCGTCGAACAGGACGGCGTCGGCGTACATCTCTACTGTTCGTACGGGAAGAACGCGGTCCAGACGAACGTCTGGATTGGCCGACATTTCCCGCTCCACATCTCGGCTGCCGGGAAGGCGATCCTCGCGTATCTCCCAGAGGAGCGACGAGAGTCGGTTCTCCAGGGCGAACACGTTGCGTTCACCGAACACACCATAACCGACACTGAGACCATCAGAGCCGAACTCGAAGAGATCCGGGCCAACGAGTACGCGATCAACCAACAGGAGAGTACGCGCGGACTCAGGGCAGTCGGTGTCCCGATCATGGACCGCAACGACGAGATTCTCGGTGCCATCAGCATCTCTGGACCCACACACCGTATCAAGGGGAACGTCCTCCACGAAGAGATTCCCGACCTCATTCTCGGGGTCGCAAACGAAATCGAACTCCGGCTGGCCTTCCAGTGA
- a CDS encoding zinc-binding dehydrogenase: protein MRAAHLTRLGSPEDAISLVDVETPEPGPEEVRLRVEACALNRLDVFARLGHPDEEDHFPKQTGGDVAGVVDAVGDDVTDWEPGDSAVVYPIVSCGDCEYCSMGEQTMCPSYEIVGESRPGGLAEYLVVPAAILDPIPDGVDFVTAAAYPVAFTTAWRMIVTAGGLRPGESALVLGASGGVGNAAARIAAFLGATVYATTSTAEKADVLSAIADEVIDYTAVPFDEAVADLTDGRGVDLVADHVGQETWQTSIDSLASGGRMVICGATSGANPDLDIRSVYQRHRRIIGAPMGNRQEFRTVSRLISAGDLKPCVDRTLPLDRIHEGHRALEDREVVGKVVIRPGE from the coding sequence ATGCGTGCCGCTCACCTGACCCGACTCGGTAGCCCGGAGGATGCGATCTCGTTGGTCGACGTCGAAACGCCGGAACCGGGTCCGGAGGAGGTCAGACTTCGCGTCGAGGCCTGCGCCCTGAACCGACTGGACGTGTTCGCTCGGCTCGGCCATCCCGACGAAGAGGACCACTTCCCCAAGCAGACCGGCGGCGACGTCGCGGGCGTCGTCGACGCCGTCGGCGACGACGTGACAGACTGGGAACCCGGCGACAGTGCCGTCGTGTATCCGATCGTCTCCTGTGGCGACTGTGAGTACTGCTCGATGGGCGAACAGACGATGTGTCCGAGTTACGAGATCGTCGGCGAGAGCCGTCCCGGCGGACTCGCCGAATATCTCGTCGTCCCCGCGGCGATCCTCGATCCGATTCCCGACGGCGTCGACTTCGTGACCGCCGCTGCATACCCCGTCGCCTTCACGACGGCGTGGCGAATGATCGTCACGGCGGGTGGCCTCCGGCCGGGCGAGTCGGCACTCGTCCTCGGTGCCTCCGGAGGCGTCGGAAACGCCGCCGCTCGGATCGCTGCATTCCTCGGTGCGACCGTCTACGCGACGACTTCCACCGCTGAGAAAGCGGACGTGCTGTCGGCCATCGCCGACGAGGTAATCGACTATACCGCCGTCCCGTTCGACGAGGCGGTCGCGGATCTGACGGACGGTCGTGGTGTCGATCTGGTCGCCGACCACGTCGGCCAGGAGACGTGGCAGACGAGTATCGACAGTCTCGCGAGCGGGGGTCGGATGGTGATCTGCGGTGCCACATCCGGTGCGAATCCCGACCTCGACATCCGGTCCGTGTACCAACGCCATCGCAGGATTATCGGTGCCCCGATGGGCAACCGCCAGGAGTTCCGGACGGTCAGTCGGCTGATCAGTGCGGGCGACCTGAAGCCGTGTGTCGACCGCACGCTGCCGCTCGACCGAATCCACGAGGGACACCGTGCCCTGGAGGACCGCGAGGTGGTCGGAAAGGTCGTGATTCGACCCGGAGAGTGA
- a CDS encoding helix-turn-helix domain-containing protein, whose translation MLRIGFKTQPTGTLKRLNQAIDSKSITLDDAFFVEEGKWFLSLTVSTDGVYDFNEIFQNIQGTVLFHQHQASDKVTNTNRTQLMVFSLEPYPFILNLLLRNKAIPNKIILKDQLLHVVVSVDVWDNFQRLGEEVEDKLGNFELLEVTQETDFGTTLNTAQRMSSILSELTDKQVEALETAYEMGYFDSPRKATASEVGEKLEVAQSTFSQRLRDAEHALLKAVLE comes from the coding sequence GTGCTCCGTATAGGATTCAAGACACAGCCGACTGGAACCCTGAAGCGCCTGAATCAGGCCATCGATAGTAAGAGCATTACACTTGACGACGCGTTCTTCGTCGAGGAGGGCAAGTGGTTTCTGTCGCTTACAGTCTCAACTGACGGAGTGTACGATTTCAATGAGATATTCCAGAACATCCAGGGCACAGTTCTATTCCACCAGCACCAAGCCAGCGATAAAGTAACGAATACAAATCGAACGCAGCTCATGGTGTTCTCGCTCGAACCATACCCGTTCATCCTCAACCTTCTTCTTCGGAACAAAGCCATCCCAAACAAAATCATACTCAAAGACCAGTTGCTACACGTTGTCGTGAGTGTCGACGTCTGGGACAACTTTCAGCGATTAGGCGAGGAGGTTGAAGACAAGTTGGGTAACTTTGAGCTTCTGGAGGTCACTCAAGAGACCGACTTCGGCACTACCCTCAACACTGCACAGCGGATGAGCAGCATTCTCAGTGAGTTAACTGACAAGCAGGTTGAGGCTCTCGAAACGGCGTACGAGATGGGGTATTTCGATAGCCCTCGGAAAGCGACGGCCAGCGAAGTCGGAGAAAAGCTTGAGGTCGCACAGTCCACATTCAGTCAGCGGCTTCGTGATGCGGAACACGCGCTTCTCAAGGCGGTTCTCGAATGA
- a CDS encoding dipeptide ABC transporter ATP-binding protein → MTLLNVDDMKVTYETADSKVHAVNGVSFDVEHGSNYGLVGESGSGKSTIAQAILGLLPDNGTVEAGSLEFKGEDITQMSETERRNLLWEEIAYIPQSAMDALDPVMTTGDQIKQAITKHRKVSDAKAEDRVKELFELVELDPSRIDEYPHEFSGGMRQRVTIAMALALDPSLIIADEPTTGLDVIVQDKIVHKINEIQEEIDASLLLVTHDIGVIAETCEELSVLYGGKVMEQGNVGNILTNPTNPYTMGLKSSFPELDDTNNTPVAIPGSPPDLNAEPTGCTFKDRCPFAEQECEESVPPLEEIPNRNQRSACHFVNKAAAMREEATDPETWGIQQNPGKKDIGRPVLEVDNLEKHYELKQGIIEGLKQTPPDTVKAVDGVSFSVNESEIFGIAGESGCGKSTLGETIALLEEPTGGQMRFDGRDVDEYQKDIQSFRKQVQIIFQDPFDSLNPRLTVRQLVEEPLTIHNYDPDDREQKVEDTLERVGLEPASKFLSQYPHELSGGQRQRVAIARALILEPKLLVCDEPASMLDVSLKVNLLNLFRELSEKEDISIIYISHDLASLAHVSDRLAIMYLGRFMEIGETDRLVSNPKHPYTSSLLEASPEKDPSITRERVLLDGEPPDPIDLSSGCKFAERCPKAQPECFDAEPDLDQTGKEEQSVACYFPVEGERLHSELKQEL, encoded by the coding sequence ATGACATTACTGAACGTCGACGACATGAAGGTAACGTACGAAACAGCCGATTCCAAGGTTCACGCCGTCAACGGAGTCTCCTTCGATGTCGAACACGGCAGCAACTACGGTCTCGTCGGTGAGAGCGGGTCGGGGAAATCGACCATTGCACAGGCGATTCTGGGTCTGTTGCCCGACAATGGGACCGTCGAGGCGGGCTCGCTCGAATTCAAAGGGGAAGACATCACCCAGATGTCCGAGACAGAAAGACGCAACCTCCTATGGGAGGAGATCGCGTACATTCCACAGAGTGCGATGGACGCACTGGACCCGGTAATGACGACTGGTGACCAGATCAAACAGGCCATCACGAAACACCGGAAGGTTTCGGACGCCAAGGCCGAAGATCGAGTCAAGGAACTCTTCGAACTCGTCGAACTCGATCCCAGCCGTATCGACGAGTATCCACACGAGTTCTCCGGTGGGATGCGACAGCGGGTGACGATTGCGATGGCACTCGCGCTCGATCCCTCGTTGATCATTGCGGACGAACCGACGACTGGCCTTGACGTCATAGTTCAGGACAAAATCGTCCACAAGATCAACGAAATCCAAGAGGAGATCGACGCGTCGCTGCTCTTGGTGACCCACGACATCGGCGTCATCGCCGAGACCTGCGAAGAACTTTCCGTGCTGTACGGGGGGAAGGTCATGGAACAGGGCAACGTCGGGAACATACTGACGAACCCGACGAACCCATACACGATGGGGCTGAAAAGCTCCTTCCCAGAGTTGGATGATACGAATAACACGCCCGTCGCCATTCCGGGATCCCCCCCGGACCTCAATGCGGAACCGACGGGGTGCACGTTCAAAGACCGATGTCCGTTTGCGGAGCAGGAGTGTGAGGAATCGGTCCCACCGCTCGAAGAGATTCCGAACCGGAATCAGCGCTCCGCCTGCCACTTCGTCAACAAAGCTGCAGCGATGCGCGAGGAGGCAACTGACCCGGAAACGTGGGGCATCCAGCAGAACCCTGGCAAGAAGGATATCGGCAGACCGGTGCTCGAAGTCGACAACTTGGAGAAACACTACGAACTCAAACAGGGAATCATCGAAGGGCTGAAGCAGACCCCGCCGGACACGGTCAAAGCGGTTGACGGGGTCTCTTTCTCCGTGAACGAGTCCGAAATCTTCGGAATCGCTGGCGAAAGCGGCTGTGGCAAATCAACGCTCGGGGAGACAATCGCGTTGCTCGAAGAGCCGACCGGCGGCCAGATGCGATTTGACGGCAGAGATGTCGACGAGTATCAGAAAGATATCCAGTCGTTCCGCAAGCAGGTACAGATAATCTTCCAAGACCCGTTCGATTCGCTCAATCCGCGGCTAACGGTGCGGCAGTTGGTCGAAGAGCCCCTCACGATCCACAACTATGATCCCGATGACCGTGAGCAGAAAGTCGAGGACACGCTGGAACGTGTCGGACTCGAACCGGCGTCAAAGTTCCTCTCTCAGTATCCACACGAACTCTCGGGTGGGCAGCGGCAACGCGTCGCTATTGCTCGGGCACTCATTCTCGAACCCAAACTGCTGGTCTGTGACGAACCGGCATCGATGCTCGACGTCTCGCTAAAGGTAAATCTCCTGAACCTATTTCGCGAACTCTCGGAAAAAGAAGACATCAGCATCATCTACATCTCACACGACCTGGCCAGCCTTGCTCACGTCTCCGATCGCTTAGCGATTATGTATCTCGGCCGGTTTATGGAGATCGGTGAGACGGATCGACTCGTCTCCAATCCGAAGCATCCATACACGTCATCGCTACTTGAAGCGTCGCCAGAGAAGGATCCCTCGATTACGAGGGAACGAGTTCTCCTAGATGGGGAGCCGCCGGATCCCATTGACCTCTCCAGTGGATGTAAGTTTGCTGAGCGGTGTCCGAAAGCCCAGCCGGAGTGTTTCGACGCGGAACCGGACCTTGACCAGACGGGGAAAGAGGAACAATCGGTGGCGTGTTACTTCCCGGTCGAGGGGGAGCGATTACACTCAGAATTAAAACAAGAGTTGTAG
- a CDS encoding UvrD-helicase domain-containing protein has product MTAPNDRQQDLIDSKAGIHVVDAGAGTGKTFTVTRRYAEIVDQDDVEPEDVLLVTFTNNAATEMRERIVANCDYGMRELSDAPIQTFHSLCHDILMEHGFEAPTLLGIDDRITGSTRVLEDENVERERFREFVRRFSDDHPEHDDFFRAVDEPVELLGLINQLAAKGVFPTADGWYRNGERHLDGDFEAFREIFDELNQPRNGGSKQSELRSKLGGYGNDKCYLPDAPEEDEVRGGWGEKQVPATVARLAFDEEREALKSFVHDVYHEYLAFALSRNYLNFSFLQLFTFVLLCDDHRLRDDVAFEYVMIDEFQDSSEIQFKLALLLADTNNVCVVGDWKQSIYSFQYAAVENITEFESRLDRFVDELNEDHERVSWATRPVTGIELVENYRSTQAILDFSEHSLVTPAASTDDVDEAAVRDRIVSLSSNTAHENSRIEAIRHEDEHEAVLTKIQEIVGNDAYQVEEDDELRPPEYGDVAVLTRTRDFGRELLSVADEYGLPMAYEGGIELFRSDPAKLLLAWLRILEFDGERGWAVVLEEAGYTLDEVKHVLESEAYPDNLRAFKSVLASLETVGGVAQRVFSQYGYDGAYADVLLTTVQSVHSATTLTRGDLVRFIERGIEEGSTHDVHASAGTNSVTVQTIHAAKGLEHPIVVLANMNAHRFPPSGGNSAAITFDDPIGLRQRKRYDDDHGHPHIYDSWRSDVLRKCLPRGYDEERRLLYVAMTRAESHLVFSAGENPNTFLEDLPVDVKELEPDVQDADSSETTQARLQIAVPTPDGPVGHSPHTLMRDDVFEDVDDGRGTAFGTQTHEFAERYVLEGDVDPSNDDERHVKSFIDSLDGELRVEEDASLPLTVDGERVTISGIVDLVHIRPDAVEIIDFKTDLGRHAEDEYRKQLSVYYHVLAEWFPDREVTASIFYTADGTRVEVDPLTESDLVELIAEEQGLDTSAQ; this is encoded by the coding sequence ATGACCGCACCGAACGACCGCCAGCAGGACCTCATCGACAGCAAAGCGGGCATCCACGTCGTAGACGCCGGTGCCGGGACCGGAAAGACGTTCACCGTCACCCGACGCTACGCGGAGATCGTCGACCAGGACGACGTCGAGCCGGAGGACGTCCTCCTCGTAACGTTCACCAACAACGCGGCGACGGAGATGCGAGAGCGAATCGTCGCCAACTGTGACTACGGGATGCGCGAACTCTCCGACGCGCCGATCCAGACGTTCCACAGCCTCTGTCACGACATCCTCATGGAACACGGCTTCGAGGCCCCGACGCTCCTCGGCATCGACGACCGGATTACGGGGTCCACGCGCGTCCTCGAAGACGAGAACGTCGAGCGAGAGCGGTTCCGCGAGTTCGTCCGTCGGTTCAGCGACGACCATCCCGAACACGACGACTTCTTCCGCGCCGTCGACGAGCCGGTCGAACTCCTCGGATTGATCAATCAGCTCGCGGCGAAGGGCGTCTTCCCGACCGCCGATGGCTGGTACCGGAACGGCGAGCGGCATCTGGACGGTGACTTCGAGGCGTTCCGTGAGATCTTCGACGAGCTGAACCAGCCCCGAAACGGCGGGAGCAAGCAGTCCGAACTGCGCTCGAAACTCGGGGGCTACGGGAACGACAAATGCTACCTCCCAGACGCGCCTGAGGAAGACGAGGTCCGTGGCGGATGGGGTGAGAAGCAAGTTCCCGCTACCGTCGCACGACTGGCGTTCGACGAAGAGCGAGAGGCTCTCAAGAGCTTCGTCCACGACGTCTACCACGAGTATCTGGCGTTCGCGCTCAGTCGGAACTACCTCAACTTCAGTTTCCTCCAATTATTTACGTTCGTACTGCTCTGTGACGACCACCGACTCCGCGACGACGTCGCCTTCGAGTACGTGATGATCGACGAGTTCCAGGACTCCAGCGAGATCCAGTTCAAACTCGCACTCCTGCTCGCGGACACGAACAACGTCTGTGTCGTCGGCGACTGGAAACAGAGCATCTACTCGTTCCAGTATGCGGCCGTCGAGAACATCACCGAGTTCGAATCTCGACTGGACCGTTTCGTCGACGAACTCAACGAAGACCACGAGCGCGTCTCGTGGGCGACACGCCCGGTCACCGGTATCGAGCTCGTCGAGAACTACCGGTCGACGCAGGCCATCCTCGACTTCTCCGAGCACAGTCTGGTGACGCCCGCCGCGAGCACGGACGACGTCGACGAGGCGGCCGTCCGAGACCGCATCGTGTCGCTCTCCTCGAACACCGCCCACGAGAACTCCCGGATCGAGGCGATTCGACACGAGGACGAACACGAGGCCGTCCTGACCAAGATACAGGAGATCGTCGGGAACGACGCGTACCAGGTCGAGGAGGACGACGAACTCCGTCCCCCGGAGTACGGCGACGTCGCCGTCCTCACCCGGACCCGTGACTTCGGCCGGGAACTGCTCTCCGTCGCCGACGAGTACGGGTTGCCGATGGCGTACGAGGGTGGCATCGAGCTGTTCCGGTCCGACCCGGCGAAACTGCTCTTGGCGTGGCTGCGAATCCTCGAATTCGACGGGGAGCGAGGGTGGGCCGTCGTCCTCGAGGAAGCTGGCTACACGCTCGACGAAGTCAAACACGTCCTTGAGAGCGAGGCGTATCCCGACAATTTGCGGGCGTTCAAGTCGGTGCTTGCGTCACTGGAGACAGTCGGTGGGGTTGCCCAGCGCGTCTTCTCCCAGTACGGCTACGACGGGGCGTACGCGGACGTGCTGTTGACGACGGTCCAGTCCGTCCACAGCGCGACGACGTTGACACGAGGTGACCTCGTCCGATTCATCGAACGGGGCATCGAGGAGGGGAGCACTCACGACGTTCACGCGAGTGCTGGCACGAACTCGGTGACGGTCCAGACCATCCACGCGGCGAAGGGACTCGAACATCCCATCGTCGTGCTCGCGAACATGAACGCACACCGCTTCCCGCCCTCGGGTGGGAACAGTGCGGCGATTACGTTCGACGATCCGATCGGACTCCGCCAACGGAAACGCTACGACGACGACCACGGCCACCCCCACATCTACGACAGCTGGCGAAGTGACGTCCTCCGGAAGTGCCTGCCGCGTGGCTACGACGAGGAGCGACGCTTGCTCTACGTCGCGATGACGCGAGCCGAGAGCCATCTCGTGTTCTCCGCGGGCGAGAACCCGAACACGTTCCTCGAAGACCTCCCGGTCGACGTCAAGGAACTGGAGCCCGACGTTCAGGACGCCGACAGCAGCGAGACGACGCAGGCGCGCTTGCAGATCGCCGTGCCGACGCCGGACGGCCCGGTCGGACACTCGCCACACACGCTCATGCGCGACGACGTGTTCGAGGACGTCGACGACGGGAGAGGGACCGCGTTCGGAACGCAGACCCACGAGTTCGCCGAACGGTACGTGCTGGAGGGGGACGTCGACCCATCGAACGACGACGAGCGGCACGTCAAGTCGTTCATAGACTCCCTTGACGGGGAGCTGCGAGTCGAGGAGGACGCGTCTCTCCCGCTCACGGTCGACGGCGAGCGGGTCACCATCTCGGGAATCGTCGACCTCGTCCACATCCGTCCCGACGCTGTCGAGATCATCGACTTCAAGACCGACCTCGGACGACACGCGGAGGACGAGTACCGGAAGCAACTCAGCGTGTACTACCACGTGTTGGCCGAGTGGTTCCCCGACCGAGAGGTGACTGCAAGCATCTTTTACACTGCCGACGGGACTCGTGTCGAGGTCGATCCACTCACCGAATCGGACCTCGTCGAGCTGATCGCCGAAGAACAGGGCTTGGACACCAGTGCTCAGTAG